One region of Gammaproteobacteria bacterium genomic DNA includes:
- the leuS gene encoding leucine--tRNA ligase — protein sequence MEEQYRPDLIEPLAQRFWEETHAFRAVEDPGREKFYCLSMFPYPSGRLHMGHVRNYTIGDVIARYQRMRGRNVLQPMGFDAFGLPAENAAIQNAVPPARWTYDNIRYMVGQLKRLGFGYDWERQVATCHPRYYHWEQWLFTRLLAKGLVYKKTAAVNWDPVDQTVLANEQVINGRGWRSGALVERREIPQWFLRITAYADELLKDLDNLTGWPEEVCAMQRNWIGRSEGVEIQFVVNGQSDSLTVFTTRPDTLMGVTYLAVAAEHPLALAAAQNNSSLAEFIATSRKISTAEATLETMEKKGVDTGFYGQHPITGAVVPIFAANFVLMGYGSGAVMAVPAHDQRDFEFARKYGLPIQPVIAPGDGSTWDFEAAAFVAPGVLMNSGVFNELTSAAAFDAIARHLEAAGRGRRQVNYRLRDWGVSRQRYWGAPIPVVYCPHCGDVPVPDHDLPVVLPEEVTFAGVSSPLKGMSDFYQAPCPRCGAEARRETDTFDTFVESSWYYARYCARNQDGAMFDERVNYWLPVDQYIGGIEHAVLHLLYARFFHKAMRDLGLVPSDEPFTRLLTQGMVLKDGSKMSKSKGNTVDPQEMVETYGADTVRLFMMFAAPPEQSLEWSETGLEGSHRFLKRLWRLIWTHVESGGVSSTANLAPDNLTPEQMTLRRQVHRIIAKASDDIARRTTFNTAIAAVMELINALYRFDDPSTIGYVLRHEALEAVVRLLAPIVPHIAHVLWQSLGHIEPVIDAPWPEADPTALASERLEMVVQVNGKLRAHISVAVDAGQVEIEAAAQSDPNVARYLEGKPIRKIIVVPRRLVNIVV from the coding sequence ATGGAAGAACAGTACCGCCCCGACCTCATTGAACCACTCGCGCAACGCTTTTGGGAAGAAACCCACGCCTTTCGCGCCGTCGAAGACCCTGGCCGTGAAAAGTTCTATTGCCTGTCCATGTTTCCGTACCCTAGTGGACGGTTACACATGGGGCATGTGCGCAATTACACCATCGGCGATGTCATCGCCCGTTACCAACGAATGCGGGGGCGCAACGTGCTTCAGCCGATGGGCTTCGATGCCTTTGGCCTACCGGCGGAAAACGCCGCCATTCAGAATGCCGTGCCACCGGCGCGCTGGACCTATGACAACATTCGTTACATGGTCGGGCAGCTCAAGCGTCTAGGCTTTGGGTATGACTGGGAACGCCAGGTCGCTACCTGTCATCCGCGCTATTACCATTGGGAACAATGGCTGTTTACCAGGCTGCTCGCAAAGGGATTGGTCTATAAAAAAACCGCCGCCGTCAACTGGGATCCAGTTGATCAAACCGTGCTTGCTAATGAACAGGTCATCAATGGTCGTGGCTGGCGCTCGGGCGCGCTGGTGGAACGCCGTGAGATCCCGCAATGGTTTTTACGCATTACCGCCTACGCCGATGAGTTGCTCAAGGATCTCGATAATCTCACCGGCTGGCCCGAGGAAGTATGTGCCATGCAGCGTAACTGGATCGGACGCTCCGAGGGTGTGGAAATCCAGTTCGTCGTCAACGGCCAATCCGATTCGCTGACGGTGTTCACCACCCGCCCTGATACTTTGATGGGGGTGACTTACCTCGCGGTCGCTGCCGAGCATCCCCTCGCCCTGGCCGCCGCCCAGAACAATTCATCCCTTGCAGAATTCATCGCCACGAGCCGCAAAATCTCGACCGCCGAGGCAACGCTTGAAACCATGGAAAAAAAGGGCGTAGATACCGGCTTTTATGGACAGCATCCAATCACCGGCGCTGTTGTCCCGATCTTTGCCGCCAATTTCGTCCTCATGGGCTACGGCTCCGGCGCGGTGATGGCGGTTCCGGCCCATGATCAACGTGATTTTGAGTTCGCGCGCAAATATGGCCTACCGATTCAGCCAGTTATCGCACCTGGTGATGGCTCGACCTGGGATTTCGAGGCCGCCGCTTTCGTGGCTCCGGGAGTATTGATGAATTCCGGCGTGTTCAATGAATTAACCTCGGCGGCGGCTTTCGACGCCATCGCGCGGCATTTGGAGGCCGCCGGTCGCGGGCGGCGTCAAGTTAACTATCGCCTGCGCGATTGGGGCGTGTCGCGCCAGCGCTACTGGGGCGCGCCCATACCCGTGGTGTACTGCCCGCATTGCGGCGATGTTCCTGTACCCGACCACGACTTGCCGGTGGTATTACCCGAGGAAGTTACTTTCGCCGGCGTGAGTTCTCCGCTCAAGGGAATGTCCGATTTTTATCAAGCGCCTTGTCCGCGCTGCGGCGCTGAGGCACGCCGCGAAACCGATACCTTTGATACCTTCGTCGAATCGTCGTGGTACTACGCGCGCTACTGCGCGCGAAACCAGGATGGCGCGATGTTTGACGAGCGAGTCAATTATTGGCTGCCGGTCGATCAATACATCGGCGGCATTGAACACGCGGTGTTGCATCTGCTCTACGCGCGCTTCTTTCACAAGGCGATGCGTGATCTAGGATTGGTGCCGAGCGATGAACCTTTCACGCGTCTTCTGACCCAGGGCATGGTACTCAAGGATGGCTCTAAGATGTCAAAATCCAAAGGCAATACCGTCGATCCCCAGGAGATGGTCGAGACTTACGGTGCCGACACGGTGCGGTTGTTCATGATGTTCGCCGCGCCGCCAGAGCAATCGTTGGAATGGTCGGAAACCGGACTGGAAGGTTCCCATCGTTTCCTCAAACGCCTGTGGCGACTGATTTGGACGCACGTTGAAAGCGGCGGTGTTTCGTCCACCGCTAACCTTGCGCCAGACAACCTGACACCGGAACAGATGACGCTACGCCGACAGGTTCATCGCATCATTGCCAAGGCATCGGACGATATCGCACGACGCACAACCTTCAATACCGCCATCGCAGCAGTGATGGAACTTATCAATGCCCTTTATCGATTCGATGATCCTTCGACCATCGGCTATGTCTTGCGGCATGAAGCCCTGGAAGCGGTAGTGCGTCTGCTCGCCCCAATCGTGCCGCATATTGCCCATGTTTTATGGCAATCATTAGGGCATATCGAACCCGTGATCGATGCTCCTTGGCCCGAAGCCGATCCAACGGCATTAGCAAGCGAGCGGCTGGAAATGGTGGTGCAAGTCAACGGTAAATTGCGCGCTCATATTTCGGTCGCAGTGGACGCCGGGCAGGTGGAAATTGAGGCTGCCGCGCAATCCGATCCCAATGTCGCGCGTTATCTGGAAGGTAAACCAATACGCAAGATTATTGTGGTGCCCAGGCGCTTAGTGAATATCGTGGTGTGA
- a CDS encoding lipoteichoic acid synthase, translating to MSKSRFSIIVNSLFLSLPIFALLRLALFIKQVEDIDSPFYQVITAFLLGVISDLSFLSYFFIPVVLYLTLMPRRVYQNPWHKWLVYLVLFINIYLLLFIVASEWFFWNEFGVRFNFIAVDYLVYTNEVVRNIVESYPLPTILSAIFIIAGLLFWGFLEFFPIHCDTDENFLSRLKIAGYFSLLPTISFLAMGQGFHEFCGNKYLNELAANGPYQFFAAFRSSELDYRKFYKLGDDNQLSTLIKHEVSRQGDIANNVGLYDIKRTIKKSGVEKPLNLILITVESLSAEYLGTFGNTENISPFMDQLFRQGLLFTNFYATGTRTIRGLEALILSYPPTPGHSIVKRPDNQRLFNLGHVFNQHGYDIVFLYGGNGYFDNMNAFYAGNGFRTIDRSDLTNEEITFSNAWGVSDDVMLHRVIREAEIDYAKRQPFFFHIMTTSNHRPYTYPDGKIDIPSGKGGRNGGVKFTDYAINEFIKTAQQQPWFDDTLFVIVADHCGGSAGKVELPIDRYHIPFFIYAPKHIHPGINNTLSSQIDVAPTILSLLNFSYDSWFFGRDILAMQNQDGRALIANYQKLGLFKAEKLAYLSIQRQVDVVLDPLGKHLAASPATEAELVTETMAYYQAADYIWTHRLTRY from the coding sequence ATGTCAAAATCACGTTTTTCCATAATAGTAAACTCATTATTTTTGTCCTTGCCAATTTTCGCGTTATTACGCTTGGCGCTATTCATCAAACAAGTAGAAGACATAGACAGCCCGTTTTATCAAGTGATCACCGCATTTTTATTGGGCGTCATTAGTGACTTGAGTTTTCTTAGTTATTTTTTTATTCCCGTTGTTCTCTATTTAACCTTGATGCCGAGGCGCGTTTATCAAAATCCCTGGCATAAATGGCTTGTTTATTTGGTGTTATTTATTAATATTTATCTGCTGTTGTTTATTGTTGCTTCTGAATGGTTTTTCTGGAATGAATTTGGCGTGCGGTTTAACTTTATCGCGGTTGATTATTTGGTTTATACTAATGAAGTCGTGCGCAATATTGTTGAATCTTATCCATTGCCAACAATTCTTAGTGCGATTTTTATTATTGCTGGTTTGCTTTTTTGGGGATTTTTGGAATTCTTTCCTATTCATTGTGATACCGATGAAAATTTTCTTTCCCGGTTAAAAATAGCGGGATATTTTTCATTGTTGCCGACTATCTCTTTTTTGGCGATGGGTCAGGGATTTCATGAATTTTGCGGAAATAAATATCTTAATGAACTGGCCGCCAACGGACCCTATCAATTTTTTGCTGCTTTCAGAAGTAGCGAACTCGATTACCGCAAATTTTATAAACTTGGCGATGATAATCAATTATCAACTCTAATCAAGCACGAAGTGTCCAGGCAGGGTGATATCGCCAACAATGTCGGATTATATGATATAAAACGAACCATTAAAAAATCTGGCGTTGAAAAGCCTCTAAATCTAATTTTAATTACCGTGGAAAGTTTAAGTGCCGAGTATTTAGGAACTTTTGGCAATACTGAAAATATTAGCCCGTTTATGGATCAATTATTCAGGCAAGGATTGTTGTTTACCAATTTTTATGCCACCGGAACCCGTACCATTCGCGGCCTGGAAGCGTTAATCCTTTCCTACCCGCCCACCCCCGGGCATTCGATTGTCAAGCGTCCTGATAATCAGCGGCTGTTTAATTTAGGTCACGTTTTTAATCAGCACGGTTATGATATCGTATTTTTATATGGTGGCAATGGTTATTTTGATAACATGAACGCCTTTTATGCGGGCAATGGCTTTCGGACAATTGATCGATCCGATTTAACCAATGAGGAGATTACTTTTTCTAACGCCTGGGGGGTATCCGATGACGTAATGTTACATCGCGTCATCAGGGAAGCAGAGATAGATTATGCTAAAAGGCAGCCATTCTTTTTTCACATCATGACTACGAGTAATCATCGACCTTATACTTATCCCGATGGCAAAATAGATATTCCTTCTGGCAAGGGAGGGCGCAATGGTGGAGTTAAATTTACTGATTACGCCATTAATGAATTTATTAAGACCGCACAACAGCAGCCCTGGTTTGATGACACCTTGTTCGTGATTGTTGCCGACCATTGCGGTGGTAGCGCGGGAAAAGTAGAATTACCGATTGATAGATACCATATCCCATTTTTTATTTACGCGCCAAAACATATTCACCCAGGCATTAATAACACATTATCTAGTCAAATTGATGTTGCTCCTACCATTTTAAGTTTATTGAATTTCAGTTATGATAGCTGGTTTTTTGGGCGAGATATTTTGGCGATGCAAAATCAGGATGGCCGTGCGTTAATTGCTAATTATCAAAAATTGGGTTTGTTCAAAGCTGAAAAATTGGCCTATTTATCTATTCAGCGACAAGTGGACGTGGTATTGGACCCGCTGGGTAAACATTTGGCCGCTAGCCCGGCAACGGAAGCTGAATTAGTAACAGAAACCATGGCTTATTATCAAGCTGCCGATTATATTTGGACACATCGTTTGACACGCTATTAA
- a CDS encoding hypothetical protein (Evidence 5 : Unknown function) — MFSQKFHVATLLLIICSVILPIVTNAKTQVYYDFPVNYLPATPAQHPRIYLQNRIASLQTLYKTVPELEAVHAFKHDIDKLLSYSSACQDWRCNNGWPAAALALHWLLTGNLASGQKACDVFIPHFDGASPNNQGTDLYYALAYDWLFHHPCFTDAMKASLRAKLIAWSDDTALIDEAGSWTAHDSDRNIAATAGHFIAGLAIVGEDELNGLKLLKRGWTGWKYGINAHSLLPDFPVIKFFRTSLDTGIPLPGWDYGMMSDVHIAQNLYYIMDELGIIDAEFPDLKQWWVNSLTYFMHSVDPANTHYRWIGDQQNTSELDPGGGKYIWSYFSNCVFLAERYGNTTQAAIGRSFLDTLHRPAYGVSEGDTMLWFMTSWPDSAQRIDFKTNANRYALGGFGSGQHMGIGMFRSDWTSSTSFSDAKQVTWGGFYGIGSYIVDHMHNSAGSFWLWRNGEYLLTEPLNYGGNEAAIYPFTLWNSLSIPNEAVPNNNESYDNGGPVVYFNQNSAYLERGRADEKNKVFYALLNANYNYNVPENIWATCTGTCRQPVGKYTRSFVYDGTAEIVFLIDRVDLVRSRPVSLRFRTQNPNSLSTLVNANTVSVPSDKGNYQTLIRVLTPTLSDSWVIAPEPWTAVPAWQIQPSMIGSQVHKSFATALQHRIVTALSIGKFGDDNTALNNASLISSAPESIGACARSFCFVTTSENSATSRITVNYTTPLTMVANSRHLVTDLDAGGCYSITSSASGIIASGLSINAGDNTLWFVVPNSGAQGISIVKTADNVTGCVPEAKKKLTISKSGAGAGKVTSSPAGINCGTDCNESYAHGTKVTLTATANSGSTFSGWSGGGCSGTGVCVVTMNAAMTVTATFHPVTHSLIVLKSGVGMGTISSNPAGINCGTDCNENYAHGTKVTLTATANPGSIFSGWSGGGCAGTGVCLVTMNAAITVTATFVAPDFVVTGITLSPSTPIHNGTFKASVTVKNQGSVAGNAGSLGVWVNQPTLPACSATSRDQYVTVGILAAGASVTRTFTGLPVGSSGSKTFRAFVDKNCATPEAMETNNQSTKTYVVQ, encoded by the coding sequence ATGTTTTCCCAAAAATTCCACGTCGCCACCCTCCTGCTTATTATTTGCAGCGTCATTCTTCCCATCGTGACAAATGCGAAAACTCAAGTCTATTACGACTTTCCCGTCAACTATCTGCCGGCCACGCCTGCGCAACATCCCAGAATTTATCTTCAGAATCGAATTGCTTCTTTACAGACACTTTATAAAACTGTCCCAGAACTGGAAGCTGTCCATGCGTTCAAACATGATATTGATAAATTATTATCATATTCTTCGGCGTGTCAGGATTGGCGTTGCAATAATGGATGGCCGGCAGCGGCGTTGGCGCTGCATTGGCTTCTCACCGGTAATTTAGCGTCGGGACAAAAAGCATGCGACGTATTCATTCCTCATTTTGATGGTGCCTCGCCTAATAATCAAGGAACGGATTTATATTATGCGTTGGCTTATGACTGGCTTTTTCACCATCCGTGCTTTACCGATGCGATGAAGGCAAGTTTACGCGCAAAATTGATTGCATGGTCAGATGATACGGCGTTGATCGACGAAGCAGGTAGTTGGACAGCTCACGATTCAGATCGAAATATCGCCGCAACCGCTGGACATTTTATCGCCGGACTAGCCATTGTAGGAGAAGATGAACTCAACGGATTGAAACTTCTCAAGCGTGGCTGGACCGGATGGAAATACGGTATCAATGCGCATTCGTTGCTGCCAGATTTTCCAGTCATCAAATTTTTTCGCACCAGTCTCGATACCGGAATTCCACTTCCCGGCTGGGACTACGGCATGATGAGCGATGTTCACATAGCGCAAAATCTGTATTACATCATGGACGAACTCGGTATCATTGATGCAGAATTTCCCGATCTGAAGCAGTGGTGGGTTAATTCGCTGACCTATTTCATGCATTCCGTCGATCCAGCCAACACGCATTATCGCTGGATAGGCGATCAGCAAAACACTTCGGAGCTAGATCCAGGGGGTGGCAAATATATCTGGAGCTATTTTTCCAATTGTGTATTTTTAGCTGAACGATATGGCAATACGACTCAGGCGGCAATCGGTCGCTCTTTTCTCGATACGTTGCATCGACCCGCTTACGGCGTTTCGGAAGGCGATACGATGTTATGGTTCATGACCTCGTGGCCGGATTCTGCACAGCGGATTGATTTTAAGACCAACGCAAATCGCTACGCACTGGGAGGATTTGGTTCTGGGCAACACATGGGAATTGGAATGTTCCGTTCTGACTGGACATCAAGCACGTCATTTTCAGATGCCAAGCAAGTGACGTGGGGTGGTTTTTATGGAATAGGTTCGTACATTGTCGATCACATGCACAACAGTGCTGGTTCATTCTGGCTGTGGCGTAATGGTGAATATTTGTTGACCGAGCCACTAAATTATGGTGGCAATGAGGCAGCGATTTATCCATTTACGTTATGGAATTCCTTATCGATTCCAAATGAGGCTGTTCCTAACAACAATGAATCATACGACAATGGAGGACCTGTCGTTTACTTTAATCAGAATTCGGCGTATTTGGAACGCGGCAGGGCGGACGAAAAAAACAAGGTGTTTTACGCCTTGTTGAATGCGAATTACAATTACAACGTTCCAGAAAACATTTGGGCAACCTGCACGGGTACTTGTCGTCAACCTGTTGGTAAATATACGCGCAGTTTCGTTTACGATGGGACTGCGGAAATTGTTTTCTTGATTGATCGCGTCGATTTGGTGCGTTCTCGCCCCGTTAGTTTGCGTTTCCGCACCCAGAATCCTAATTCCTTATCGACACTGGTGAATGCCAACACGGTCAGTGTCCCTAGCGATAAAGGGAATTACCAAACCTTGATTCGAGTTTTAACTCCGACGCTTTCAGATTCGTGGGTCATTGCGCCAGAACCGTGGACTGCTGTCCCCGCCTGGCAAATCCAACCGTCCATGATCGGTTCGCAAGTTCATAAATCGTTCGCAACCGCGCTGCAACATCGAATTGTGACGGCGTTATCTATTGGAAAATTCGGTGACGACAACACCGCATTGAACAACGCCAGCTTGATTTCGTCGGCACCCGAATCCATCGGCGCGTGCGCACGGTCATTTTGTTTTGTAACGACCTCCGAAAATTCGGCAACGTCGCGCATCACCGTCAATTACACAACTCCGTTGACAATGGTGGCCAATTCTCGACATTTGGTCACGGATCTTGACGCGGGAGGCTGTTATTCGATAACGAGTTCAGCAAGCGGGATCATTGCGAGTGGGCTATCCATCAACGCGGGCGATAATACGTTATGGTTCGTTGTTCCAAACAGCGGTGCTCAAGGCATTTCCATTGTGAAGACCGCTGACAACGTCACCGGATGCGTTCCAGAAGCAAAGAAAAAACTGACGATTTCCAAATCAGGCGCTGGTGCGGGGAAGGTAACTAGCAGCCCCGCAGGAATTAACTGTGGCACGGATTGCAACGAGAGTTATGCCCACGGCACTAAGGTTACTTTGACCGCTACCGCGAATTCCGGCTCCACCTTTTCGGGCTGGAGCGGTGGCGGATGCTCGGGAACGGGTGTTTGCGTGGTAACCATGAACGCCGCCATGACTGTGACCGCGACCTTTCATCCCGTCACGCACTCTCTCATCGTTCTCAAGTCCGGCGTGGGTATGGGAACCATTAGCAGCAATCCAGCAGGAATTAACTGTGGCACGGATTGCAACGAGAATTACGCCCACGGCACCAAAGTCACTTTGACTGCTACCGCGAATCCTGGATCCATCTTCTCGGGCTGGAGCGGTGGTGGATGCGCGGGAACGGGTGTTTGCCTGGTAACCATGAACGCCGCCATAACCGTGACCGCGACCTTCGTTGCTCCCGACTTCGTGGTGACTGGGATCACGCTCAGTCCCAGCACGCCCATCCACAATGGTACCTTCAAAGCATCCGTGACCGTCAAAAACCAAGGATCGGTCGCTGGCAACGCCGGCTCATTGGGCGTTTGGGTCAATCAACCCACACTACCGGCCTGTAGCGCGACCAGCAGAGATCAATATGTCACCGTGGGCATTTTGGCGGCAGGGGCGAGCGTTACCCGCACCTTTACAGGATTACCGGTTGGATCGTCCGGTAGCAAGACCTTTCGCGCTTTTGTGGACAAGAATTGCGCCACTCCCGAAGCAATGGAAACCAACAATCAGTCTACTAAGACCTATGTCGTGCAATAG